Proteins encoded in a region of the Halobacteriovoraceae bacterium genome:
- the aceA gene encoding isocitrate lyase, translating into MSYVPLSRHVELSVIANNNRSKCLFTNEFQDLLVHLHRKFDNQRKFLLAERQKKQAEYDSGKLPKTESIDPKSKGDWKVSSIPADLQQRRVEITGPVNDTKMVINMLSRNSAGARADMAMVDFEDSMKPSWINVVDGIYNVIGASKGELSFRNSSTDKAYQLDSTDMAGLMVRVRGLHLQENNVKVDGEFVSAGLFDLAMNFYQSAQNLIERKKTPKFYVPKIEYPLEARWWNSVFSDLETQLGHNIGTLRATFLIETLTAAFNIEEILYEIREHAVGMNVGRWDKIFSDIKTLRMHPDKISPDRAEINMKKFWMENYAKKLVNICHKHGAFAIGGMSAFTPGKDEELRSQQTKKVTDDKSNEFKLGHDGCWVSHPYFIGPALECFPKKNQIDFIDKNFKDEDKLIMEGSGPRTLSGLKTNIQVAIAYLLGWSDGLGCIAHNNLMEDLATLEISRAQVWQWLHYNVKLESGEIVTQEFVEQLFDEEYREFLKELKKRDLDQETLDYEILRLGKITSEAKALFTAKELAPFLTTVSPNESHRVITNKRIETMEEAARLKELWEKDSRWQGVKRDYTPAEVLKLRGSYKIEHSIARLGAENLWRAINEDSYVNALGALTGNQAVQQVKAGLKAIYLSGWQVAADANLAGEMYPDQSLYPADSVPSVVRKINQALIRCDQLESTEGNVTRDWLVPIMADAEAGFGGVLNAYELMKAMIAAGAAGVHFEDQLASEKKCGHLGGKVLVPTSEFIKKLTAARLAADVMDVPTILVARTDAQAATLLTSDVDERDRRFIEGDRTPEGFFRIKNGLDTAIARGLAYAPYADLIWCETSTPDLDDAKRFAEAIQKENPGKMLAYNCSPSFNWKKKLDASTIAKFQKELGAMGYKFQFVTLAGFHSLNYSMFSLAQKYKTEGMTAYSALQEAEFAAEEIGYTATKHQREVGTGYFDAVSTTISQGKASTLALKGSTEEAQF; encoded by the coding sequence ATGAGCTATGTTCCACTTTCAAGACACGTAGAGTTGTCTGTTATTGCAAACAACAATAGATCCAAGTGTCTTTTTACAAATGAGTTTCAGGATTTACTCGTTCATCTTCATAGAAAGTTTGATAATCAGAGAAAATTTTTATTAGCTGAAAGACAAAAAAAACAAGCTGAATATGATTCTGGAAAGTTACCAAAGACTGAATCAATTGATCCAAAATCAAAGGGAGACTGGAAAGTATCAAGTATTCCAGCTGATCTGCAACAAAGACGTGTTGAGATTACAGGTCCAGTTAACGATACTAAAATGGTTATCAATATGCTATCTCGAAATTCAGCAGGCGCTAGAGCTGACATGGCCATGGTGGATTTTGAAGATTCCATGAAGCCCTCTTGGATAAATGTAGTAGATGGTATTTATAATGTAATAGGTGCTTCTAAAGGAGAATTGAGTTTCCGAAATTCCAGTACAGACAAAGCTTATCAACTCGATTCTACTGATATGGCCGGACTCATGGTTAGAGTACGTGGACTTCATTTACAAGAAAATAATGTAAAAGTTGACGGTGAATTTGTCTCAGCTGGGCTTTTTGACTTGGCGATGAATTTCTATCAATCTGCACAAAATTTAATTGAAAGAAAAAAAACTCCCAAATTTTACGTCCCTAAAATTGAATATCCCTTGGAAGCTCGCTGGTGGAATTCTGTCTTTAGTGATTTAGAGACACAACTTGGCCATAATATTGGAACACTTAGAGCGACGTTTCTCATAGAAACCTTAACTGCAGCGTTTAATATTGAAGAAATTCTCTATGAAATTCGAGAACACGCTGTTGGTATGAATGTGGGACGTTGGGATAAAATTTTCTCAGATATAAAAACCTTAAGAATGCATCCAGATAAAATAAGTCCTGACAGGGCCGAAATCAATATGAAAAAATTTTGGATGGAAAATTATGCTAAAAAATTAGTTAATATTTGCCACAAACATGGGGCCTTTGCCATAGGTGGAATGTCTGCTTTCACTCCTGGAAAAGATGAAGAACTCAGGTCCCAACAAACAAAAAAAGTGACTGATGACAAATCTAACGAATTTAAATTAGGCCATGACGGATGTTGGGTGTCACATCCCTATTTTATTGGCCCGGCCCTAGAATGTTTTCCAAAGAAAAACCAAATTGACTTCATTGATAAAAACTTTAAGGATGAAGACAAACTTATTATGGAAGGTAGTGGCCCTCGGACGTTAAGCGGATTAAAAACAAATATTCAAGTTGCCATAGCATATTTACTTGGATGGAGTGATGGCCTAGGGTGTATTGCCCATAACAACTTAATGGAAGATTTAGCAACTTTAGAAATTTCCAGAGCACAAGTTTGGCAATGGTTGCACTACAATGTAAAACTAGAAAGTGGTGAAATTGTCACGCAAGAATTTGTAGAGCAACTCTTTGATGAAGAATATAGAGAATTTTTAAAAGAACTCAAAAAAAGAGATCTTGATCAAGAAACACTGGACTATGAAATATTGAGACTTGGCAAAATAACATCAGAGGCCAAAGCTCTCTTTACGGCGAAAGAACTGGCCCCATTTCTTACAACTGTATCACCAAATGAATCACACCGAGTAATTACTAATAAAAGGATTGAAACTATGGAAGAAGCTGCAAGACTAAAAGAATTATGGGAAAAAGACTCTCGATGGCAAGGAGTAAAAAGAGACTATACTCCTGCAGAAGTTTTAAAACTTCGAGGTTCTTATAAAATCGAACATTCAATTGCACGTTTAGGTGCGGAAAATTTATGGAGAGCAATCAATGAAGACTCTTATGTAAATGCCCTCGGTGCATTGACAGGAAACCAGGCCGTTCAACAAGTCAAAGCAGGTCTAAAAGCAATTTATCTATCAGGATGGCAAGTTGCTGCTGATGCAAACTTAGCAGGAGAAATGTATCCAGACCAAAGTTTGTATCCTGCTGATAGCGTTCCATCTGTTGTGAGAAAAATAAATCAGGCGTTAATTAGATGTGATCAACTAGAAAGTACTGAGGGAAATGTCACTAGAGATTGGTTAGTTCCAATTATGGCCGACGCCGAAGCAGGTTTTGGTGGAGTGCTTAACGCTTACGAGCTTATGAAAGCTATGATTGCAGCAGGTGCAGCAGGTGTACACTTCGAAGATCAACTTGCAAGTGAAAAAAAATGTGGCCATTTAGGAGGAAAAGTACTTGTACCTACTTCTGAGTTTATTAAAAAACTTACTGCTGCCCGCTTGGCCGCCGATGTTATGGATGTTCCTACAATTCTGGTTGCTAGAACTGACGCCCAGGCCGCAACTTTACTTACAAGTGATGTTGATGAAAGAGACAGAAGATTTATTGAAGGAGATAGAACTCCTGAGGGCTTTTTTAGAATAAAAAATGGACTTGATACAGCTATTGCAAGGGGACTTGCCTACGCACCTTATGCAGATCTTATTTGGTGTGAAACTTCAACTCCTGATTTAGATGATGCAAAAAGATTTGCAGAGGCCATTCAAAAAGAAAATCCTGGAAAAATGCTCGCCTACAATTGTTCTCCATCTTTTAACTGGAAAAAGAAATTAGATGCCTCAACAATTGCTAAGTTTCAAAAAGAATTAGGCGCAATGGGTTATAAATTCCAATTTGTCACTCTTGCAGGCTTCCATTCTCTAAATTACTCAATGTTCTCTTTAGCGCAAAAATATAAAACTGAAGGAATGACTGCCTACTCTGCTTTACAAGAAGCTGAATTTGCTGCTGAAGAAATCGGCTACACCGCAACAAAACATCAAAGAGAAGTTGGAACTGGTTATTTTGATGCAGTTTCTACAACTATTAGCCAAGGAAAAGCTTCAACTTTAGCGCTTAAAGGTTCAACTGAAGAAGCACAATTTTAA
- a CDS encoding ISL3 family transposase — protein sequence MSLRRIHRYCIPGFDVTDTKEWLDKGFIEIFIKDGREVKQCSRCCHELDAAKVSEHKVKVRTMDIHGFKGYYIFKRTKHRCGNCKKIRTSKIDWISEETPHVTEEYAWWLGRLCEITPVSRAAEFTGNDPMSMWRFDFKRMKRMFQHYKIPKVRRICVDEVYARKKKYHAKESRDKRFFTIICDLDTRRVIWVSESRSKEALNEFFHVMGKERCEEIEVVAADQFDGYKLSVKENCPNAIFVWDRFHIMQTFQNYINSERQWLNEHMCKGEQKRLTRGKFKQLFTKKSDRRTKAENRHIREVMRDNEYFVYLELIKEGMHQIFESASAPEARAKFEEMGEWINQAGIFYELKKWWKTFDDGWDTFRNYFKYPVTSSLSEGINNVIKTIKKRAYGYRNMQYFKLKILQVCGFLNSKWVPMNFQ from the coding sequence ATGAGTTTACGACGTATTCACCGTTACTGCATCCCTGGTTTTGACGTGACAGACACTAAAGAGTGGTTAGATAAAGGCTTTATTGAGATATTTATCAAAGATGGACGTGAAGTTAAACAGTGTTCCAGGTGTTGTCATGAGCTTGATGCAGCCAAAGTTAGCGAGCATAAAGTCAAAGTTCGCACAATGGATATTCATGGTTTTAAGGGATACTACATCTTTAAAAGAACTAAGCATCGATGCGGTAATTGTAAAAAAATTAGAACTTCTAAAATTGACTGGATCTCTGAGGAGACTCCGCACGTAACCGAGGAATATGCTTGGTGGTTAGGACGTCTTTGTGAGATTACTCCAGTCTCTCGGGCCGCTGAGTTCACTGGCAATGATCCTATGAGTATGTGGCGGTTTGATTTTAAAAGAATGAAGCGGATGTTTCAACACTACAAGATCCCAAAGGTCAGGAGGATTTGTGTAGACGAAGTCTATGCCAGAAAGAAAAAGTATCATGCCAAAGAGTCCAGGGATAAACGCTTTTTCACGATAATCTGTGACTTGGACACTAGGAGGGTTATTTGGGTGTCTGAAAGCCGCTCTAAAGAAGCACTTAATGAGTTTTTTCATGTCATGGGAAAAGAGCGCTGTGAAGAGATTGAAGTTGTAGCGGCAGATCAGTTTGATGGATATAAACTTAGCGTGAAAGAGAACTGTCCCAACGCTATTTTTGTATGGGATCGTTTTCATATCATGCAGACGTTTCAAAACTATATTAATAGTGAGAGACAGTGGTTAAATGAGCACATGTGCAAAGGAGAACAAAAGAGACTGACTCGTGGCAAATTTAAACAGTTATTCACTAAAAAATCTGATCGAAGAACAAAAGCTGAGAACCGGCATATTCGGGAAGTCATGAGAGATAATGAATATTTTGTTTACCTAGAACTCATTAAAGAAGGTATGCACCAGATATTTGAATCTGCTTCAGCTCCGGAAGCAAGAGCAAAGTTTGAAGAGATGGGGGAATGGATAAATCAAGCAGGGATCTTCTATGAACTAAAAAAATGGTGGAAAACGTTTGATGATGGATGGGATACATTCAGAAACTACTTCAAATACCCTGTTACCTCATCACTTTCAGAAGGAATAAACAACGTCATCAAAACAATAAAGAAAAGAGCTTATGGTTATAGGAATATGCAGTATTTTAAGCTTAAAATCCTCCAAGTATGCGGATTTTTGAACTCTAAGTGGGTACCAATGAATTTTCAATAA
- a CDS encoding PAS domain S-box protein, which translates to MINFLDDLHIELFEALEVPLAINDMQGNLLYVNQRYAELIGYSKSEVYKLSCWDITPEKYNPQEQEQLKSLAEIKKYGPYDKEYIHRDGSLIPVRLNGKIIELNGMEYIWSSIEDISYSVSKAVSSDLESKSRLIEDSINEIFIFDYHTLKFLYTNNEARKNIGYSEEELLKMTPLDIKPEINEEKFREIIQPLIENKTDKISFETIHKRKDGSTYCVEIRLQKGNFEGHSVFIAYIWDNTEKKMFEIQQNKLLESLNEALQFQEIIQENSGYAIIASDLEGTIVTFNKAAENILGYSAQEMINKQTPAIFHDFDEVVKRSEEFSKILGRKIVPGFHTFVCLTDHGLQNFYEWTYIRKDGTRFPVSLYITSLKNKDGIVTGYMGMARDISESKQKEKELIDSRNIAEKALAVKTEFLANMSHEIRTPMNGIVGMTEILLSENLDQQILDDLMVIKESSDALLEIINNILDLSKIEAEKMILDIVEFDLKMLIKNCITLHKASIKNKEISIDLDIKEDVPSFVLADKIKIEQVVNNLLNNAVKFTHQGHVKVFLSAHDFNQNECKISISVADSGIGINEENKLKIFESFTQEDGSTTRRFGGTGLGLSICKKLMNLMDGEISVENLPKGGAEFKIELRVKYLDKLSAKVPTSTIKRDKKADKSGNILVVEDNEINRKVVCSMLTKMGHHFEIASNGLEAIEKLKEQSFKLILMDCHMPILDGFMATTKIIELYGENRPVIIALTASAMPEDIQRCFKIGMDDFLSKPINHQKLKFILAKYAEKKTA; encoded by the coding sequence ATGATCAATTTTTTAGATGATTTACATATAGAACTTTTTGAAGCTTTGGAAGTTCCTCTAGCTATAAATGATATGCAGGGAAATCTTTTGTATGTTAATCAGCGTTATGCTGAACTAATTGGATATTCAAAAAGTGAAGTTTACAAATTGAGTTGTTGGGATATCACTCCTGAAAAATATAACCCTCAAGAACAAGAACAACTAAAGTCTCTAGCAGAAATAAAAAAATATGGCCCTTATGATAAAGAATACATCCATAGGGATGGAAGTCTAATTCCTGTTAGACTTAATGGTAAGATTATTGAACTCAATGGCATGGAGTATATTTGGTCTTCGATTGAAGATATTAGCTACTCTGTAAGTAAAGCTGTAAGTAGTGATTTAGAATCTAAAAGTAGGCTGATTGAAGATTCAATCAATGAAATCTTTATATTTGATTATCACACTCTAAAATTTCTTTATACAAATAATGAAGCTAGAAAAAATATTGGTTATAGCGAAGAAGAACTCTTGAAAATGACTCCACTGGATATAAAACCAGAGATAAATGAAGAAAAATTTCGAGAAATAATTCAACCTTTAATTGAGAACAAAACGGATAAAATAAGTTTTGAAACCATTCATAAAAGAAAAGATGGAAGTACATATTGCGTAGAAATAAGACTTCAAAAAGGAAACTTTGAAGGACATTCTGTGTTTATTGCATATATTTGGGATAACACTGAAAAAAAGATGTTTGAAATACAACAAAATAAACTTCTTGAAAGTCTTAACGAAGCACTACAATTTCAGGAAATTATTCAAGAAAACTCAGGGTACGCAATAATCGCTAGCGACCTCGAAGGGACAATTGTAACTTTTAATAAAGCTGCTGAAAATATTCTGGGTTATAGTGCACAAGAAATGATAAACAAACAAACACCTGCTATATTTCACGATTTTGATGAAGTAGTGAAGAGATCAGAAGAATTTTCAAAAATATTGGGAAGAAAAATAGTGCCTGGTTTTCATACATTTGTATGTTTAACAGACCATGGTTTACAAAACTTTTATGAATGGACATACATTCGAAAAGATGGAACGAGGTTTCCTGTTTCTCTATATATCACTTCACTTAAAAATAAAGATGGTATTGTTACTGGTTATATGGGAATGGCCAGAGATATTTCAGAAAGTAAACAAAAAGAAAAAGAACTAATTGATTCCAGAAATATTGCTGAAAAAGCATTAGCAGTTAAAACCGAGTTTCTCGCAAATATGTCTCATGAAATCCGTACTCCAATGAATGGAATTGTTGGGATGACAGAAATATTGCTATCTGAAAATCTTGATCAACAGATTCTAGATGATTTGATGGTAATAAAAGAAAGTTCAGATGCACTTTTAGAGATCATAAACAATATATTAGATCTTTCAAAAATTGAAGCTGAGAAAATGATATTAGATATAGTTGAGTTTGATTTAAAAATGTTAATTAAAAATTGTATCACTTTGCACAAAGCATCTATTAAAAATAAAGAGATTTCAATAGATTTAGATATTAAAGAAGATGTACCATCATTCGTTTTGGCAGACAAAATAAAAATCGAACAGGTTGTAAATAATCTTTTGAATAACGCTGTTAAGTTCACACACCAGGGACATGTGAAAGTGTTTTTAAGTGCACATGATTTTAACCAGAATGAATGTAAAATCAGCATCTCGGTAGCTGATTCAGGGATAGGAATAAATGAAGAAAACAAATTAAAAATCTTTGAAAGCTTTACCCAAGAAGATGGTTCAACTACGAGAAGATTTGGTGGAACAGGACTTGGATTAAGCATATGTAAAAAGTTGATGAATTTGATGGATGGTGAAATTTCAGTGGAGAATTTACCAAAAGGTGGAGCAGAGTTTAAAATTGAATTAAGAGTTAAGTATCTTGATAAATTGTCAGCGAAAGTTCCAACTTCCACAATTAAGAGGGATAAAAAGGCAGACAAATCCGGAAATATCCTAGTTGTTGAAGATAATGAAATAAATAGAAAAGTAGTTTGTAGTATGCTGACTAAAATGGGCCATCATTTTGAAATTGCTTCAAATGGGCTAGAGGCCATCGAAAAATTGAAAGAACAAAGTTTTAAACTTATACTTATGGATTGCCACATGCCTATCTTAGATGGATTTATGGCCACTACAAAAATAATAGAATTATATGGGGAAAATCGTCCCGTCATCATTGCCTTAACGGCCAGTGCAATGCCTGAGGATATACAAAGATGTTTTAAAATTGGTATGGATGATTTTTTGTCTAAGCCAATCAATCATCAAAAATTAAAATTTATTCTAGCAAAGTATGCAGAAAAGAAAACAGCATAA